Proteins encoded by one window of Elaeis guineensis isolate ETL-2024a chromosome 12, EG11, whole genome shotgun sequence:
- the LOC105054737 gene encoding cytochrome P450 89A2 → MDDWVFFLLSITLCIALKILLSNLANTIHKKPSLPPGPRFIPILSSLPWFRLTLFDLEPVLRTLRAKYGPIFTLHITSSPTIFIADRTLAHQALVQAGAAFADRPPATESGRILSSNRHNISSAPYGPLWRLLRRNLNAEIIHPSRLKLFAPVRRWVLRILVSKLKAEAQADGGAVVVTESFQYAFFHLLFLMCFGEKLDEKTTDDIRDIQRHLLSSLAKFNVFAFFPKLTKIVFRERWNLLLELRKKQEEHFFPLIRARKERKQQQQHGEGSFAFSYVDSLLDLRLPEEGGRRLSEGEIVSLCSEFLGAGMDTTTTALQWIMANLVKHQDVQTKLFEEIEGVVGSDAEEIREEDLQRMPYLKAVILEGLRRHPPGHFVVPHAVTEDVTLNGYLIPKGAAINVTVAEMGWDGNVWEEPMEFKPERFLAGGSGEGVDITGSKEIKMMPFGVGRRICPGLGLAMLHLEYFAANLVKEFEWKAVEGEVDLSEKLDLTVVMKNPPRARILPRRIE, encoded by the coding sequence ATGGATGATTGGGTGTTCTTTCTCCTTAGCATCACTCTCTGCATAGCTCTCAAAATCCTTCTCTCCAACCTAGCAAATACGATCCACAAGAAGCCGAGCCTTCCCCCCGGCCCAAGATTTATACCAATCCTCAGTTCTCTCCCATGGTTCCGGCTGACCCTCTTCGACCTCGAGCCCGTCCTCCGAACCCTCCGCGCCAAGTACGGCCCCATCTTCACCCTCCACATCACCTCCAGCCCGACCATCTTCATCGCGGACCGCACCCTCGCCCACCAGGCCCTCGTCCAGGCCGGCGCCGCCTTCGCCGACCGGCCCCCCGCCACCGAGTCCGGCCGCATCCTCAGCAGCAACCGCCACAACATCAGCTCCGCACCCTACGGACCCCTCTGGCGCCTCCTCCGCCGCAACCTCAACGCCGAGATCATCCACCCCTCCCGACTCAAGCTCTTTGCTCCCGTCCGTCGCTGGGTCCTCCGAATACTCGTCAGCAAGCTCAAAGCCGAGGCCCAGGCCGACGGTGGAGCAGTGGTGGTCACGGAGAGCTTCCAGTACGCCTTTTTCCACCTGCTGTTCCTAATGTGCtttggcgagaaattggacgagaAGACCACAGATGACATCCGAGACATCCAGAGGCATTTGCTCTCCTCATTGGCCAAGTTCAAcgtctttgccttctttcccaaACTCACCAAGATCGTTTTCCGAGAAAGATGGAATTTACTGCTAGAACTGCGCAAGAAGCAAGAGGAACACTTCTTTCCTCTGATAAGGGCACGCAAAGAGAGGAAGCAGCAACAGCAACACGGAGAAGGCAGTTTTGCTTTCTCATACGTTGATTCCCTTCTCGATCTACGACTTCCCGAGGAGGGAGGGCGGCGGCTCAGTGAGGGTGAGATAGTGAGCCTATGCTCGGAGTTCTTGGGTGCAGGCATGGACACCACCACTACAGCCTTGCAGTGGATCATGGCGAACCTCGTGAAGCACCAAGACGTACAAACAAAGTTGTTCGAAGAGATTGAAGGGGTGGTGGGGAGTGATGCGGAGGAGATTAGGGAAGAGGACTTGCAGAGGATGCCGTATCTTAAGGCAGTGATCTTGGAAGGGCTGAGGCGGCATCCGCCGGGCCACTTTGTGGTGCCTCACGCAGTCACGGAAGATGTGACCTTgaatgggtatttgataccgaaGGGGGCGGCAATTAATGTTACAGTGGCGGAGATGGGCTGGGATGGGAATGTGTGGGAGGAGCCGATGGAGTTCAAGCCGGAGAGGTTCTTAGCCGGGGGTTCAGGGGAGGGGGTGGATATAACCGGGAGCAAGGAGATCAAGATGATGCCGTTTGGGGTGGGGAGGAGGATTTGCCCGGGGCTCGGGCTGGCCATGCTGCATCTTGAATACTTTGCGGCCAATTTGGTGAAAGAGTTCGAATGGAAGGCTGTGGAAGGAGAAGTGGACCTTTCCGAGAAGCTCGATCTCACCGTCGTGATGAAGAATCCTCCTCGAGCTCGAATCCTTCCAAGAAGAATTGAGTGA